The genome window ATTCAATGATTTTCTAATAATTTGGATCGTTTGGTACCTGACATAAGATGGCCCAGATCTAATAGTGACAAATGAGCCAGGACAGTCTTACAGTAGTCACTAGCCATTAGCCGTTGCTTCACAGATAATTATCGAATCTAAATTCTGACAGACGGAACTTACTTCAACTTTTaagtatacattttttttttgttaaaatacaatttgcatccccttattttttttcaaattcatttaataaaatttgaagaattatttgattcttattatatatcaatcattttagtctttattttgttatttcaagAATTATAATGTCTATTGCTCAGTAATATCACAAATTAGTGActattgtttaatattttttcaaagattACATATATATTCTGCATGAGATGTAATTCTATTGAAGTTAAGTAGGATTATTATAAGCAGTCCCTCAATTGATCTACAAACTTGGCGCTATtgcttaataattttaaatggtaaagtgatattttcataattctaaatattaaaataaataaatatttataatctatAGAATTAATTCAAACACAAACGAGAGTTTAGTAGGAGGGGGGATCTCCTTCATTAAAAGGCTCTTAAAATTTAGGAAAAAGTAAAACCAcggtaaataaaaaataaaccaaacacattgtatattaaaaatataaaatttatttttataccaaaaaagttacaaaaattcatctaataattacttttatcaatatttttaaatacttgttaATAGAGAGAATGATAATAATCAAAATAGTTGAAATGAATGCaaccataatttattttacaacatttaatattatatataatcctCTGGATATTAATCAAaggtattaattaaaaaaatccttttagtAGATGAATTGAAAGAATAGATTGGACCTTTCAAGAAAAGGAAGAGTAATTGGGCATTTGGGCCTGAGTATCCAACAACATACCCCAACCAAAATTCCAAGTTTCAActatgaaaccctaatctgtaTCTATAAAATGTCACAAGGGCAAGTCCTATTtgtgtgtcttttttttttctccaccaTAAGCATGATTCTGAGAAAAAGAGTTGAGTTTGTTCCGTGACAAAGATGTAACTGTGCCGGAGTCGAGTCTCCAATGAGCTCGTCACCTTGGATACCTGATGCCCTTATTAAGTTATTATCTATATTTCCTTGTTGCATTAACATAATTTGCGTTTTGATGAAAAGGTATGCAATAAGGGAATTGTCTAGAATGACATTATGATTACAACTATTTAATGGAACTTCATTCTTTCTAGCAACCATGTGAGGACCCTGATATTGATGCCAATTCAGTATAGTTgccaaaatatataaacatttgATTCTTCCATTTGTTAGGTGatcaatttcatatataatcTATATTCTCAATTGCAAGTAGTAAGATTAGGTCTCAATCAGTTAATTATTACAAACCATATGCACTACATAACAACTAAGCGTTGACAAACCTACAATTCCTCCTAATTTCCCCCTCATTTCCTGTAAGAACATTGATGTTTCCCATCTTAATCATAGATTTAGCAAATGAAGCAAAGAAAAGTTTTTCATTAGAGGCATAAGCCCACACCTGCTCTGTAATCTTTCCATCTAAGTCATGGCTGATAAGAACATTGTCAGAACCTAACAAGCCTTTCCCTTCAAGAATGTTTATGAAGTAGTGATTGTCAAATCTTTTTGGGGTTTGAAAATCCAAGGGTGCAAATTTATTGTCCCTTCCCTCAACAGGGCATATGGACCGCAAGATTCTCCTGAAACTTGTGTATCGTTTGTAGTGATCATAGCCATAGTGATATTCCTCTTTTGCATCATATATCCTCTGCCTGAAGCTTAGACATCTTGCTCTTCCTATAGTATGGCTACCTGTATTTTGTCAAGCAGGAACTCTACGTGCTTaatctcttcttcctttgtgaGAGCCCCAAAATATTAACATTTGATTGAACTTTGAACAAATTATAAGGACAAAATTAGAGTTTTTATAGGTATTGTTTGTGTTATTCATCAATTAGAGTTGGGATTTTGGTtgtgttatttttcaattaaaaattagtttcatttcAATAATTCATAAAGGTGGgtcactacttttttttttatgaagacgTGGGACACTAATTTTGAGTAGAAAATAGTACTAACAGCAATTTAGAAAGTTGTATATAAATCttgtcaaaataataaatataccaGATAGAGTTACCAAGTCTTCTATGTCGAGGCCTTGTTGCTTAAAATTATCTATGAGAACCTCCAAAGATGAATTTGGAGCCGGAATTAATATGTTAGCTCCACTGAAACTTGACTCGAGAGCATCCTTCCTTCCAAGCAAGACTTCCCATCTTGGTCCTCCTCTCTTCAAAAACAAATGATAGAAATTGTtgtaaagcaaaataaaaatataactacaTTCATTTGACCCCTTTGACAAAGCAGTGTTTACCAATTCAACAGCATCACGTGCAGCCATGGCAAGGATGTCAGCACATGAAACAGTAATAGGACATTCTTCTTCAAGCAAATACTTTATCTTGTCTATGACCTCAAATCCACGTAAAGAGTTCAGATTTGGTCCAGCCAACTTTTCACTTGTCATGCCCTCCACGTTGTCCAAAAGCACGGATGCATCGCATCCCTTATGTTCAATTCAATAACCACAAAAGAATCAtgaataagtttaaacaaacagaGAAACATGGGccgtgaaaaatgaaaaactcaaAGCAgaggaagaaacagaaaaagGAAATGGTTACCATGACAAAACAATCGTGGAAGTGTAAGCGAAGTAGAGAGGCTGCCAAACGAGGATTTTTTAAAACTGCCACTTCCACGTTATGTCTAACGATGTCTTCGGCTAAGGGACACTTCTCCTTGTAGTAGTTATGAACAAGAAGTTCAACACCACTCAGAGTTGTAGCATTgaacaaaatagaaataaagatGAGCAAGAGTCTCATGCGCTCCATCGAAGGAAATGATGAAAAATGGGAGAGGGGATGCTGCAGCTTTATTATGCTCTATGTGCGTAAACTGAAAGCTCTGATAAAGATGTTTTCTTGTACCGTTCGTTAGTGTTTCTTTCTACATTTTCAAACCAACCTTGGGGTGTACAATTTTCCCAGGTGCTTTCCTTCCATCAAGAGTTGATGCAACCAActtgactttttgttttttattattattaattctgTTTTGGAAATAAATTCTTTCTTTTGGTAATGACTTTTgtgagaaaaaaatcaaataaagaaaTGACCCTATTCAAGGAGGGAAGCTTGTATCGGTTCATTTCATAACAGAGCATTTAGAAGTATACTGACTATGTGAATGAATTCTTAAGTTTCTGGTGTACAATTTTCCATAAAactattcaaattatttatattataatattattgagtGTTGGGAGAGATAGTGATATTTGTATGTTTTAGTTTCCTTAGCGTCAATACTCATGGTCATTACAAGAAGTCAACAACTCCAAATCTTTTGTGCATCAAAACAAAGGCTACATATTTGTAATTTGATGCTATGGAACTTACATGGATTAGTTTGGAATTGATTCTCACCCAATTTATATGTTGTGTGATATTGATCACTCTAAtccaaatgaaatttttttaatggcaTACAgcccttaattattttatatgtaacGCAGTATGCAGGCCATAAGAGGTTTTTAAGGGACAAATTTTGTGATTGGGGAACAAAGAATGGCAACAAGAACTTGATGTGCATAGCATGTGTCAAGCAAAGTGGTAATATGTAATTTGCAACAATCGGGCTGAAACCAGCCAAGGTCATTAATACATGAAAATCAATGCTCAAATCAATATTAGTTTACATAGAACCTGTGCACTGTTACAGAAAAACCACCCACCCCAATTGTTTATTgtccaaaaatataaaataaatgggACACACGCGACTGATGAGGCCAAAATCGAATAATGATTGTTTACTAggtatcaaaagaaaaaaataaaaataaaccatCCTTTTGTATGACTATATACAGTTTACTGTTATAACTATCTCAATGGCTTCCTATGCCAAAATAGATTGGCAAAATGCTTGATATCTCAGTTAATCACCTCACGATGGATTCTTCGCTCTTAGCTAACTTGAGAAGAGTGCTCCTTGAATTTGATATCTTGAGGCTCAGTTTAGAAGAGAGTACACCAGTTCAGTTGTCTCTCATTCGCAATATGACTTCAATGACAGCCAAGATTTTAACACCTTGTTAGAGAATAAATCCATGTTAACACATGCATGCAAGCTAAATCATGATATAAACACAAACTTCAACACCCTGTTAGCAAGCGTTAAGACTGTACTTTTAGCTAATGCTAGAAAGCAAActcatttgttattttttccatttaacTGTATAAAAGAGAATGATCATTTTTACTTACAGCTTATAGCCTCAGTTTATACACGAAATTCTCAAAAAGTGAGTCAAATAAATTAAGTGGTCGTTacttgtgaaaaaaaatgtcaaactaTTGTTTTGAAATGAATTGAATTACGGTCTGGCAAATCATATATTTGAAATGCATCATGATGGTTAGACTTTTTCTATATATCTATCCAAAAGCATATCCTACACAGCGTGTCATGAATTGGATTATTGTAAAGAGAAGATGGAAAACTATATTTACCAGTGTTTAATATGATAGTACCACGATGAATGTCTAACATGATTATATTTCTCCATCTTCATCAAGGAAGATCTCTGGGTGTACTGCTGCCCTAGTGAAATTTAGAGCTCTCTTTAGCTTGCGATGGTCGAATACTTCAACTTCAACCAAGAAGGCTGAACTAACTGGTCTATGATCCGAGAGCTTAATTTCTGCACGTCCATATTGTAGTTGTTTTATTCCTTTGCCTAGCCACAATATACGATCACACCTGCATAATCTTTCTCAGATTAAACTACTGCATTTTACATTGCCTATTCAATAGTGTTTTTCGTTTTTGGCAGGTGAAAAGTTTAGATTAGGGAAAGATagttattataatatatgatgTACCAATTTTAATATTCATAGGTTTGTAACCCTATCTTGCACTTACCAGGCTGGAGATCTTCTTTTTTCCCCTTCTTTTGGCCTCTCACCAACATATCTATCAGAGTTAATTTCATACTTGTAAGTGGGTGGGAAGTTTATCAACCCCTCTTTCCATCCATCAAATACATGCCCCATACGCAATTCTTTGCTTAGCTACAGACAAATTAGGTTAACCAATTAGAAGTTATATAGGATagattgtattaattataaagaacataatataaaaatgtacAGTTGCCTATCTTGCTCATAATAACATTGTAAAGAgcagaaaaatgaaaacagcTAACAGTGattagttaataaaaataatggtcATTTACCCTTCACGTGCttagttaataaaaataaaatatcaacaattactaacatatttttataaagcCAGTCAAGCCCAAATAATAAGAGATGGTTTGTGTAGGGGGTTATCAGTAGCTAACATCATGGGCCAAAAAAAAGTAGCTAAAGTAGAATCCTTTATAATACAGATCATTGTAGAGAAACAGAATAGCTATATGTAAAAACTGAAAACTAAGCATATTTTGCAGGCACAAGTCTCACCTGATCATAATTCTTCAACTCATCCCACTTCTTTAGAGCAACCAATTTTCTAACCTCAGCATCCAACATATTGATACGATAATTCAAATCCCCGAACCAGAAAATCTGGCTGTTAGCAGGAAATAACACTCAATGAACACATAATCTTCAATTCCAACTTGGATAAAATTCCAAAGGAAAACTTTCATCATCATATAGTAAAGCTTACTCATGAGATGGGATTGTTTGTGGTTGATCTGCATCGAAGACAGATGATGAGAAGCAAGTGCGTCTTAGAATTTCATGAACATCAGAGTTTCGCCTATGTTCAGCCCCTTCCTTCTGACCAGAAGTCAAATGGGAACAAACAAAGCACATACGTGACTGAAAGAGAGACATACTAATGGAAACTGACCCCTGCATCAGTGAGAATGTGTCATCACATCCATTCATGTCAAAATACACAATAGACTTTGCTAATACATTTGCCAAATACTATACTAACTAGTACTTAATTCTGTAGTGTTTATGAAGCCTAGTTAAGTAACACTTGACGTGAAATTCCTCATGGCCAGGAATGCTTTGAAATATGTCTGCCATAATGATGTCACATTCAGAGTCAAACATGTCTTACCTTGTTTCCCATGTAGCCCATAAGTCCAACTCCAACCGGGGAAACTTTCAAATTGTTAATGTGCCTTCTCAACCTCCTCTGAACCCAAACAGATACATATATCCCTACCATTTGCTTGCTCACAATCCGGACATACCTTGGACTTGGACAAGATTCTGTGGTACCaaattcatcatcatcttcgttATTTGGTACAATAAAAGTATCACCATCCTCAGCTGATAGCACATCAGAGACATCTTCTAAGGAATCAACTACTTCAGGTATCCCTTGTTGTTGTTGCCATAACAAGCCCAAATTTCCAGAACTGTGGTGTGAACGTTTCAATCCAACACCATATACCAAACCACTCTCAGCTCTGCTAAATCCAATTCTGGCTGAGCTGCTTAGTACTCTCCGCAACTTTGAATTGGAATCAACAATTTGGGGGACTGCATCTAATGAATGTTCAGGCCAGTCAATATCAATTCCATATATTCTCCTCAACTGTAGGTTATTCTCTATATCAATTATGCTTTTCACTTCCTGCTGTTCCATCTCATTATTATCAACTGTTGCTACATACTCCTCAATCATCATATCTATTGGAATTGGATTATCAGCATCTATAGTATCTGCAAGAAGATCAGCAGCAGAAGAAGTTCTTAACACTGGAGAAGGGGGGGCACTGTAGCTTTTATGTTTACTGTCAGGCTCAGAAGATTTGTTTAGAGATCTTCGAATGATTGCCTCCCATTTTGGGATAGGTGTATTATCTTCTGCTCCTAACACATTTCCAGCATTCAATGGAACTACCTCCTGGAAACTGTGAATGACCACAAAGATTTTAGTTATCAGAAGACCATGCAATAGATGATATATATAACACCAGCAATGACAACGACAATCACTAGAGGTGGGCACCAAAGGTACTACTAATAAATAGATAGACATATTGCATGCATGTACAATACATAAAACAACCACTGGAATAGTATTCTGGAAAACGAATGTAAGGATGATTTATTAGATAGTCCTGAACCACCACATATCTATGTACCGGACAATCTATCTGTGATACATATTCAAGGTTTTCAATTTACAAGAAAGAACTAAT of Glycine soja cultivar W05 chromosome 1, ASM419377v2, whole genome shotgun sequence contains these proteins:
- the LOC114422956 gene encoding type I inositol polyphosphate 5-phosphatase 2-like isoform X1, with the translated sequence MKIATWCEDQQYNFPSAKQVAVVDVLLRCSDIFCPFLVGSNRDLPPHRHSINSNFCIWTHQTMKARRGKRSEAFWPSIVMKKWLNIKPKVNDFSEDEVDTETESEDDACSIRGSRMCVREDNPHPLRTEGVQSIFPSVTSDASPCKGRKTRHRRGKSETLRAQYINTKEMRVTIGTWNVAGRHPCEDLEIDDWLCTEDPADIYIIGFQEVVPLNAGNVLGAEDNTPIPKWEAIIRRSLNKSSEPDSKHKSYSAPPSPVLRTSSAADLLADTIDADNPIPIDMMIEEYVATVDNNEMEQQEVKSIIDIENNLQLRRIYGIDIDWPEHSLDAVPQIVDSNSKLRRVLSSSARIGFSRAESGLVYGVGLKRSHHSSGNLGLLWQQQQGIPEVVDSLEDVSDVLSAEDGDTFIVPNNEDDDEFGTTESCPSPRYVRIVSKQMVGIYVSVWVQRRLRRHINNLKVSPVGVGLMGYMGNKGSVSISMSLFQSRMCFVCSHLTSGQKEGAEHRRNSDVHEILRRTCFSSSVFDADQPQTIPSHDQIFWFGDLNYRINMLDAEVRKLVALKKWDELKNYDQLSKELRMGHVFDGWKEGLINFPPTYKYEINSDRYVGERPKEGEKRRSPAWCDRILWLGKGIKQLQYGRAEIKLSDHRPVSSAFLVEVEVFDHRKLKRALNFTRAAVHPEIFLDEDGEI
- the LOC114422980 gene encoding peroxidase 20, translated to MERMRLLLIFISILFNATTLSGVELLVHNYYKEKCPLAEDIVRHNVEVAVLKNPRLAASLLRLHFHDCFVMGCDASVLLDNVEGMTSEKLAGPNLNSLRGFEVIDKIKYLLEEECPITVSCADILAMAARDAVELRGGPRWEVLLGRKDALESSFSGANILIPAPNSSLEVLIDNFKQQGLDIEDLVTLSGSHTIGRARCLSFRQRIYDAKEEYHYGYDHYKRYTSFRRILRSICPVEGRDNKFAPLDFQTPKRFDNHYFINILEGKGLLGSDNVLISHDLDGKITEQVWAYASNEKLFFASFAKSMIKMGNINVLTGNEGEIRRNCRFVNA
- the LOC114422956 gene encoding type I inositol polyphosphate 5-phosphatase 2-like isoform X2, whose translation is MKARRGKRSEAFWPSIVMKKWLNIKPKVNDFSEDEVDTETESEDDACSIRGSRMCVREDNPHPLRTEGVQSIFPSVTSDASPCKGRKTRHRRGKSETLRAQYINTKEMRVTIGTWNVAGRHPCEDLEIDDWLCTEDPADIYIIGFQEVVPLNAGNVLGAEDNTPIPKWEAIIRRSLNKSSEPDSKHKSYSAPPSPVLRTSSAADLLADTIDADNPIPIDMMIEEYVATVDNNEMEQQEVKSIIDIENNLQLRRIYGIDIDWPEHSLDAVPQIVDSNSKLRRVLSSSARIGFSRAESGLVYGVGLKRSHHSSGNLGLLWQQQQGIPEVVDSLEDVSDVLSAEDGDTFIVPNNEDDDEFGTTESCPSPRYVRIVSKQMVGIYVSVWVQRRLRRHINNLKVSPVGVGLMGYMGNKGSVSISMSLFQSRMCFVCSHLTSGQKEGAEHRRNSDVHEILRRTCFSSSVFDADQPQTIPSHDQIFWFGDLNYRINMLDAEVRKLVALKKWDELKNYDQLSKELRMGHVFDGWKEGLINFPPTYKYEINSDRYVGERPKEGEKRRSPAWCDRILWLGKGIKQLQYGRAEIKLSDHRPVSSAFLVEVEVFDHRKLKRALNFTRAAVHPEIFLDEDGEI